The DNA window CCTTCCAATACGCTGTATGCAGGCAGACCCTCCGCATTTCCCGCTGCGATATGGAGAAGCACGCCAATCGGAAGGCGGCGGAAACGTTTTCCTTCCGCGCTGCTGTCCGGGATCCCTGACAATTCCAGTTGAAACTTCTTTCTCAGAGCGTCCGCACGGAACAGTCCCGCCATGGAGACAGACAGGCCGTCGTGAAAGTTCAAAGGTTCCTTCCCCGGTTGTCTGCCGCCGATCTGCAGATACCGAGCAAATTCCCGGTCAAATTTCCCCGCCACAGCATCCTCCGCCATCTTTCCGGCCGCGTTTATCACTCTCTCCGGGTCAAGCTTCTCCCCGGAGAGGGTTCTTGTAATCCGTTTGTCCATCAGCCTGATTGCCATTCTGTAATTCACGGAATCTGATATTTTTCCGTTCATAAAAATCATATCGTACCCTCTCGTTATTGTTATCCTTTTCTCAGAAACCAGCTAACGGCCAAATCCATGGCCGCCCTGCATGCATTAGTCTGATCCAGTGCGTTCAGCATCACAAAATCATGGATCGTCGCCCTGATGCGCACCGACGTCACATCGACCCCGGCCTGCAAAAGCTTTGATGCATAGGCCTCCCCGTCGTCGCGCAGCACATCCGCCTCCCCGTTGATAATCAGGGCCGGGGGAAGTCCGGCAAGCTGTTCGAGTCCGGCCCTCAGCGGTGACGCCGTGATCTGGGCCCGGTCGGCTTCGCACCGGGTATACTGGTTCCAGAACCAGATCATTCCCTCCCGGTACAAATAATAATCCGTTGCAAATTCGCAGTAAGTGCAGGTATCAAAGCAGGCATTGGTAACCGGATAAAAAAGAAGCTGTCTCGCAATTCCGGGACCGCAGCGGAACTTAGCCATCAGCGTCATGGCGATCGCCATGTTACCTCCGACGCTGTCTCCCGCAACGCTTAAACCCTCCATGTTAAACGGTCCTCCCGTCTCCCGGTTAAACGCAGGAAGGGCGCACAGCAGGCTGTAACACTGCTCAATAGCTGTGGGATACTTTGCCTCGGGCGACAAGCTGTACTCCGGAAAGACGACAACGGAACCCGTGCGCGCCGCCAGCTCTCTGACCAGCTTCTCATGGGTGTGGAAATTTCCGAATACCCAGCCCGCGCCGTGGATGTAAAGAATCGTGCCGGCGTCCGGGGAACCGTTTTCCGGCCTCACAATGTAAACGCGGATCACGCCCCATCTTCCTGTATTAAAATTCGTCATGCAGACGGAGGCCGGGTACATGTAAACGGGAGCATCCTGAGCCTCATCCAGCTTCATCCTGCCCTGCCACGGCGGCAGTTGAAAAATCAGGGGCGGTTTTGAATTGTCGATGCAGACCTGCAGGGCCGCCTTTTCCAGCGGAATTCTCTTTTTCATATCTATATCCTTTGGTGGCTTTACTTCTATTTTATACGGATCCGGCCGGAAATGCCGCTTGTACCGGTTTTTTTCTCTCTTTTTTCAACCGGTGCCGCACCGTTTATCATATCGGCGTTGTCAACCACATGGCCGCGCTGTTTCCTGCATGCCCGTGCTGTTTCCCATATGGCCGTATTGGTTGCACCGTCACTCCCCCTGCCACCAGTACTCCGCAGCTCCGGCGGCACACGTTTTAACGCCTTTCGCCCCGGTCCGCCCAAGCAGCTTGAGATATGCGCCTTCTATACCGCAGCCACAGTCTTTTCCATCATACAAAACACCGATATCATCGGTCATTACACTCATCAGGGGGAGATCCGAACCAATGGGAGTCATCAGATTTACCAGGCCCGCCCGGCCCCTCGGCAGGATCTTCAGGTTTCCCGCGTCCCGGATCAGCACATTGGCATACGCCGGTATATGAAAATGATGGTTCCGGCAGCTACAGTAAAGCACCGGATGTTCGGCTGCACCAAAAAATTCATGGACATGGTTCTCCCCGATGCCGAGCACCTCCCATATCAGGGAATACAGCTCCTCCTTTGGAATCTCATCCCCTGCAAACTGTTTCCATCCTCCGCCCAGCATCACCCTGGATCCGGCAGGAAGTTTACAGCTTATCCGCTCCTCCTTCATTTTTCTGAGCAAAAAACAGGTATAGGAGGGAAATCCCACAATCCTGACCGGATTCCTTCCCGAAGAGAACGTTACCAGCTTATCGAGTATTCCTTTCAGATTCAGCCTGTATCCTCCATCGGCGCCACTTCTCCCTCTTCTGTATTCCAGGGCATACGTCCGGTCTAGGCCAGGTGCATACCAGGTTGAAAGATAGGCTGTTTTGGAGATTACCGCCTTATTCTCCCTCACCGGCTGATATCCCAGCATAATATAATGAACCGGCCTCAGAGAAAAAAGGCGGTGCACCCGCCCCAGATTGGCCGCCATTGCCGCCAGAAGGCACAGTTCCCCTGGCGTGTACCGAATCCGGCTGACGGAACCTCCCGTGCCGGAGGAAGTCACTAACACGGCCGGGCCGCGCCTGATTCCTATATGATTTCTCTTAAAATACAGGGTAGGTATGATGGGAAGTTTCCCCAGATCTCCCACGTTTCTTAAGTCCCGCAGGGTAAAACCGGCATCGGCGCAGATGGCACGGTATTCCGGGGAACGCTTCAGAAAACAGGCTGTCTTCCGTTTCATTGCACGGAAGAAACGTATTCTGTTTTTTCCTCCGTCATAGGGCCGGCGCGTCGCAAACAGCCTTATCAAATCTATATCCATAATCGTCTCCGTTTTTCTTCTGAACCAGTCGTATATCCACAGTGTCCCGTTCTCTTTTTAAAGTCATTATAGCATCGCTGCGGACAGGCTGGCAATACAAAGAACCGGTTTCGGAAAGTTCTCGCCAAGTGCCCATATCAATCGGAGATCTCCACAGGCCGTCCGGCAGTCCTGCGAATGCGTCACTGTACACGCCGCCCCCGGTAGCCCGCATGCCCCTCTCACATTCCCCTGCTTTGCACCACAAAAAAATGAGTTGTCCACCGCCCGGATATCCCGGCAGCGGGCAACTCATTTTTTTGTGGTTTTCCTGCATTTATTCATTATTCTGACTACTCCTAATCAGTCCATGCTTTTTTGTACTTGATTTTTCTGTAAAACTTCCAGATAATCAGCGCCGGCAGGCTTATTGTTAAAACAGCGGTGGAAAGCCCTCCAATCACCGCGTAAACAATAATAAGTAAAATCGCAACCAGATTCATATATT is part of the [Clostridium] symbiosum genome and encodes:
- a CDS encoding alpha/beta hydrolase, with the protein product MKKRIPLEKAALQVCIDNSKPPLIFQLPPWQGRMKLDEAQDAPVYMYPASVCMTNFNTGRWGVIRVYIVRPENGSPDAGTILYIHGAGWVFGNFHTHEKLVRELAARTGSVVVFPEYSLSPEAKYPTAIEQCYSLLCALPAFNRETGGPFNMEGLSVAGDSVGGNMAIAMTLMAKFRCGPGIARQLLFYPVTNACFDTCTYCEFATDYYLYREGMIWFWNQYTRCEADRAQITASPLRAGLEQLAGLPPALIINGEADVLRDDGEAYASKLLQAGVDVTSVRIRATIHDFVMLNALDQTNACRAAMDLAVSWFLRKG